From one Spiroplasma endosymbiont of Panorpa germanica genomic stretch:
- a CDS encoding ABC-F family ATP-binding cassette domain-containing protein, whose product MSLVYIDGLTHANGGKKLYESATLRINKGEHIALVGANGVGKTTLLNIINGSITPDHGTIEVHPRVTVGYLDQHQKVDGEQTVNNYLEGAYKELFDIEAQIAKIYENMAIEYKEDELVKALKLQEHLDLNDFEIIGKKIRSLVDGLGIEHERLEQKMGSLSGGQRGKVLLAKLLLSENDYLLLDEPTNFLDIEQVDWLAKFLQSFEPAFIMVSHDSDFINKTCNIIYEIENLKINRYVGNFDKYIEQSELRKEQYTKEYQGQQKTIKKLETYVAKNAARASTAKSAQSRQKQLDKMDVLKELNSQAKPHFSFKYKRPASSVIVKAEKLEIGYDFPLIHPLNFELREGEKCIVTGYNGIGKTTFLKTLAKEIPAVSGTCELGNGVQVAYFKQVEKNTDLTPVQYLKNLHEDMTESVIRATIAKFGLKSALMNNPMSLLSGGEQTKVRLAEASLVPCSLLILDEPTNHIDVLAKEALLESIQQFEGTVLLTTHDINFSTKWADKILDFEKLI is encoded by the coding sequence ATGAGTTTAGTTTATATTGATGGATTAACCCATGCAAATGGTGGTAAAAAGTTATATGAAAGTGCAACCCTAAGAATCAATAAAGGTGAACATATCGCTTTAGTTGGAGCTAATGGTGTTGGAAAAACAACCCTTTTGAATATAATAAACGGATCGATTACCCCAGATCACGGAACAATCGAAGTTCACCCCAGAGTTACTGTTGGTTATCTAGATCAGCATCAAAAAGTCGATGGTGAACAAACTGTAAATAATTATTTAGAAGGCGCTTACAAGGAATTATTTGATATTGAAGCTCAAATAGCTAAAATTTATGAAAATATGGCAATTGAGTATAAAGAAGATGAGTTGGTTAAAGCCTTAAAATTACAAGAACATCTTGACTTAAACGATTTTGAAATAATTGGTAAAAAAATTAGAAGTTTAGTTGATGGACTAGGAATTGAGCACGAACGCTTGGAGCAGAAAATGGGAAGTTTATCTGGAGGTCAAAGAGGTAAAGTTTTACTTGCAAAACTTTTACTAAGTGAGAACGATTATCTCTTACTAGATGAACCTACCAACTTTTTGGATATTGAACAAGTTGATTGACTAGCCAAATTCTTACAAAGTTTTGAACCAGCTTTTATTATGGTATCCCATGATAGCGACTTTATTAACAAAACTTGTAATATAATTTACGAAATTGAGAATCTTAAAATAAATCGATATGTGGGAAATTTTGATAAGTATATTGAACAATCAGAATTAAGAAAAGAACAATATACTAAAGAATATCAAGGTCAACAAAAAACAATTAAAAAATTGGAGACTTATGTAGCCAAAAATGCCGCTCGAGCTTCAACAGCCAAATCAGCACAGTCACGTCAAAAGCAACTAGATAAAATGGACGTTTTAAAAGAACTAAATTCTCAAGCAAAACCACATTTTAGTTTTAAATATAAAAGACCGGCTAGTTCAGTAATTGTTAAAGCTGAAAAACTAGAAATCGGTTATGATTTTCCCCTAATTCACCCATTAAACTTTGAACTTCGCGAGGGTGAAAAGTGTATTGTGACTGGTTATAATGGAATCGGTAAAACCACTTTCTTAAAAACACTGGCCAAAGAAATTCCTGCAGTTAGTGGAACTTGTGAATTGGGCAATGGAGTTCAGGTAGCCTATTTCAAACAGGTCGAAAAAAATACAGATTTAACACCAGTTCAATACCTAAAAAATCTGCACGAAGATATGACTGAATCAGTTATTAGAGCCACAATTGCTAAATTTGGTTTGAAAAGTGCTTTAATGAATAATCCAATGAGTTTATTATCTGGGGGTGAACAGACCAAGGTTAGACTAGCGGAAGCTAGCTTGGTGCCTTGTAGTTTACTTATCCTTGATGAACCAACAAACCATATCGATGTTTTAGCTAAGGAAGCCCTTCTAGAAAGTATTCAGCAATTTGAAGGAACTGTTTTGCTTACAACTCATGATATCAATTTTTCAACAAAATGAGCTGATAAAATATTAGATTTTGAAAAACTTATTTAA
- a CDS encoding ribose-phosphate diphosphokinase, producing the protein MSKEKNEINIFGLSASQELTKEICKILEIEQKRAKKIVFADGEILMQSEDSVRGKEVYIIQSTSQPVNENLMELLIAVDMFKRASAQKINVVIPYFGYARQDRKAKGRQPITAKLVANLIEKAGADRVIIVDLHSAQTMGFFDIPVDNFHSAQTMANEIINTIIDNNLDQNKCILVSPDHGGLTRVHEVAKYTAGLTNGIAVIAKRRPEPNKANVEFVLGDIQDKVCFIVDDMIDTGGTIVSAAKALKENGAKEVYIFGGHGLFNGDAVNKITEALKEKVVEKVVVTNTIEIPAEKRFEGLKIISVANLLATMIKASVSRDSLSEVYGDFQEETLLRIKKFLKVKK; encoded by the coding sequence ATGTCAAAAGAAAAAAATGAAATAAATATTTTTGGTTTATCAGCAAGCCAAGAATTAACAAAAGAAATCTGCAAAATTTTGGAAATTGAGCAAAAAAGGGCTAAAAAAATTGTGTTCGCCGATGGTGAAATTTTAATGCAATCAGAGGATTCTGTTAGGGGTAAAGAAGTCTACATTATTCAGTCAACGAGCCAACCGGTTAATGAAAATTTAATGGAATTATTAATTGCAGTGGATATGTTCAAAAGAGCTAGTGCTCAAAAAATTAACGTGGTTATTCCGTATTTTGGTTATGCTCGCCAAGATCGTAAAGCTAAAGGTCGCCAACCAATTACTGCTAAATTGGTAGCTAATTTAATCGAAAAAGCAGGAGCAGACAGAGTGATAATTGTTGACTTACATTCAGCACAAACAATGGGATTCTTTGATATCCCAGTTGACAATTTTCATTCAGCACAAACAATGGCAAATGAAATTATCAATACAATTATTGATAACAATTTAGATCAAAACAAATGTATCTTAGTTTCTCCCGATCATGGGGGACTGACCAGAGTTCATGAGGTAGCTAAATATACTGCAGGACTAACTAACGGAATCGCTGTAATTGCTAAGAGAAGACCAGAACCCAACAAAGCAAATGTGGAATTTGTTCTAGGAGATATCCAAGATAAAGTCTGTTTTATTGTTGATGATATGATTGACACTGGTGGAACTATTGTTTCAGCCGCTAAAGCTTTAAAAGAAAATGGTGCAAAAGAGGTTTATATCTTTGGGGGTCACGGACTTTTCAACGGTGATGCTGTTAATAAAATTACTGAAGCACTGAAAGAAAAAGTTGTTGAAAAAGTTGTTGTTACTAACACAATCGAAATTCCAGCTGAAAAACGTTTTGAAGGATTGAAGATAATTTCTGTTGCAAACCTATTAGCTACCATGATAAAAGCTTCGGTTTCAAGAGACTCGTTATCTGAGGTCTATGGGGATTTTCAAGAAGAGACTTTATTAAGAATCAAGAAATTTTTAAAGGTTAAAAAATAA
- the pth gene encoding aminoacyl-tRNA hydrolase: MKIIFGLGNPGTQYQRTRHNAGFLLLDEIISRYQADLVGEKFKSQIYSASIGGEKVLMIKPLTFMNLSGEAVSQFVNFYKLDLNDFIVIHDEKDFSIEKQQFKNSGSAAGHNGLKNIITHFHTTDFQRLRIGVGNPEPGWKIVDWVLSKMSDTEISSMVSIFNSKINWVKDWASGVDFKNIMNKYN; the protein is encoded by the coding sequence GTGAAAATAATTTTTGGATTAGGAAATCCTGGAACCCAATATCAAAGAACTCGCCATAACGCTGGTTTTTTGCTTTTAGATGAAATTATCAGCCGTTACCAAGCCGACTTAGTTGGTGAAAAATTTAAATCACAAATTTATAGCGCATCTATTGGAGGAGAAAAAGTCTTAATGATCAAACCGCTAACTTTTATGAACCTTTCAGGGGAAGCTGTTTCCCAATTTGTAAATTTTTATAAATTGGATTTGAATGACTTTATTGTCATCCATGATGAAAAAGATTTTTCAATTGAAAAACAACAATTTAAAAATTCTGGTAGTGCTGCAGGTCATAATGGTCTTAAAAATATTATTACTCATTTTCACACAACAGATTTTCAAAGACTGAGAATCGGAGTTGGCAATCCAGAACCTGGATGAAAAATTGTGGATTGAGTCTTATCAAAAATGAGTGATACAGAAATCAGTTCAATGGTTTCAATTTTTAATTCAAAAATAAACTGAGTTAAGGACTGAGCTAGTGGTGTTGATTTCAAAAATATAATGAACAAATATAATTAG